The following are from one region of the Girardinichthys multiradiatus isolate DD_20200921_A chromosome 9, DD_fGirMul_XY1, whole genome shotgun sequence genome:
- the tmem259 gene encoding membralin: protein MSENQANNNNVPLNNNMGPNRIRNPNINQNPLINVRDRLFHALFFKMAVTYARLFPPSFRRVFEFFVLLKALFVLFILAYIHIAFSRSPINCLEVVRDRWPRDGILRVEIQRNSSRAAVFLQHYDSAGLQEELEAEEDRAATGGRGGVVVAGISLGEDEEEDEMTVFDNSSVQFELDIEPRLKPSVIGGGSGGGVNDSQDLSFSPASKVWPQEEYIVEYSLEYGFLRLSQTTRQRLNIPVMVVTLDPTKDECFGDGFSRFLLDEFLGYDDILMSSVKALAENEENKGFLRNVVSGEHYRFVSMWMARTSYLAAFVIMVIFTLSVSMLLRYSHHQIFVFIVDLLQMLEMNMTIAFPAAPLLTVILALVGMEAIMSEFFNDTTTAFYIILIVWLADQYDAICCHTNTSKRHWLR, encoded by the exons ATGTCGGAGAACCAGGCCAACAACAACAATGTTCCTCTGAACAACAACATGGGTCCCAACAGGATCCGAAACCCCAACATCAACCAGAACCCGCTCATCAATGTCCGAGACCGCCTCTTCCACGCCCTCTTCTTCAAGATGGCCGTCACCTACGCCCGACTCTTCCCACCGTCCTTTAGGAGAGTCTTTGAGTTCTTCGTCCTGCTAAAG GCGCTCTTCGTCCTCTTCATTCTTGCCTACATCCACATCGCCTTTTCCCGCTCCCCCATCAACTGCCTGGAGGTGGTCCGAGACCGCTGGCCGCGCGACGGCATCCTGAGGGTGGAGATCCAGAGGAACTCAAGTCGAGCTGCCGTCTTTCTGCAGCACTATGACTCTGCCGGCCTCCAGGAGGAACTGGAGGCTGAGGAGGACCGAGCAGcaacaggaggaagaggaggagtggTGGTGGCTGGGATAAGCCTGGGagaagatgaagaggaggacGAGATGACTGTGTTTGACAACAGCTCAGTGCAG tttgaacTGGACATTGAGCCGCGTCTAAAGCCGTCTGTGATTGGAGGAGGTTCTGGAGGAGGAGTCAACGACAGCCAGGACCTGTCTTTCAGCCCCGCCTCTAAAG TCTGGCCTCAGGAGGAGTACATCGTGGAGTATTCTCTGGAGTACGGCTTCCTGCGGCTGTCCCAGACCACCAGGCAGAGACTCAACATCCCCGTCATGGTCGTCACTCTGG ATCCCACCAAGGATGAGTGTTTTGGAGACGGCTTCAGTCGCTTCCTGCTTGACGAGTTTCTGGGCTACGATGACATCCTGATGTCAAGTGTAAAGGCGCTCGCTGAGAATGAGGAGAACAAAG GCTTCCTGAGGAACGTGGTGTCTGGAGAACATTACCGCTTTGTTAGCATGTGGATGGCCAGAACTTCGTACCTGGCCGCCTTCGTCATCATGGTTATATTT acGCTGTCGGTGTCCATGCTGCTCAGATACTCCCACCACCAGATCTTCGTCTTCATCG TGGATCTTCTTCAGATGTTGGAGATGAACATGACCATTGCCTTCCCAGCAGCCCCTTTGCTCACAGTCATCCTGGCCCTGGTTG GTATGGAGGCCATCATGTCGGAGTTCTTCAACGACACCACCACCGCCTTCTACATCATCCTCATCGTGTGGTTGGCTGACCAGTACGATGCCATCTGCTGCCATACCAACACCAGCAAACGCCACTGGCTGCGGTGA
- the LOC124873843 gene encoding basic salivary proline-rich protein 2-like codes for MVELIRFQLDGPQERPDSGRNGPTPEGTARLRKERPDSGRNGPTPEGTARLRKERPDSGRNGPTPEGTDRLRKERPDSERNGPTPEGTARLLKGRDGPTPEGTARLRKGRPDSGRDGPTPEGTARLLKGRPDSGRHGPTPEGTARIRKARPDSGRNGPTPEGTARLRKERPDSGRNGPTPEGTARLRKERPDSGRNGLRKERTPEGTARLRKGRPDSGRDGPTPEGTARDGPTPEGTARLLKERTPEGTARLRKERPDSGRNGPTPEGTTRLRKERPDSGRNGPTPEGTARLRKERTPEGTARLRKERPDSGRNGPTPEGTARLRKGRPDS; via the exons ATGGTGGAACTGATCCGATTCCAGTTGGACGGTCCACAG GAACGGCCCGACTCCGGAAGGAACGGCCCGACTCCGGAAGGAACGGCCCGACTCCGGAAGGAACGGCCCGACTCCGGAAGGAACGGCCCGACTCCGGAAGGAACGGCCCGACTCCGGAAGGAACGGCCCGACTCCGGAAGGAACGGCCCGACTCCGGAAGGCACGGACCGACTCCGGAAGGAACGGCCCGACTCCGAAAGGAACGGCCCGACTCCGGAAGGCACGGCCCGACTCCTGAAGGGACG GGACGGCCCGACTCCGGAAGGGACGGCCCGACTCCGAAAGGGACGGCCCGACTCCGGAAGGGACGGCCCGACTCCTGAAGGGACGGCACGACTCCTGAAGGGACGGCCCGACTCCGGAAGGCACGGCCCGACTCCGGAAGGCACGGCCCGAATCCGGAAGGCACGGCCCGACTCCGGAAGGAACGGCCCGACTCCTGAAGGGACGGCCCGACTCCGGAAGGAACGGCCCGACTCCGGAAGGAACGGCCCGACTCCGGAAGGAACGGCCCGACTCCGGAAGGAACGGCCCGACTCCGGAAGGAACGGACTCCGGAAGGAACGGACTCCGGAAGGGACGGCCCGACTCCGGAAGGGACGGCCCGACTCCGGAAGGGACGGCCCGACTCCGGAAGGGACGGCCAGGGACGGCCCGACTCCGGAAGGGACGGCCCGACTGCTGAAGGAACGGACTCCGGAAGGAACGGCCCGACTCCGGAAGGAACGGCCCGACTCCGGAAGGAACGGCCCGACTCCGGAAGGAACGACCCGACTCCGGAAGGAACGGCCCGACTCCGGAAGGAACGGCCCGACTCCGGAAGGAACGGCCCGACTCCGGAAGGAACGGACTCCAGAAGGAACGGCCCGACTCCGGAAGGAACGGCCCGACTCCGGAAGGAACGGCCCGACTCCGGAAGGAACGGCCCGACTCCGGAAGGGACGGCCCGACTCCTGA